One Mycolicibacterium sp. ND9-15 genomic window, CGAACGAGTAATCGACGCCGTCGACCTCGCCGGGGCGGGGCGCCCTGGTGGTCACGGAGACGCTGAAATGCAGGTCGGGGACGCGTTCGCGCAGACAGCGAACGACGGTCGACTTCCCGACGGCTGAGGGGCCGGACAGCACGACAACACGGCCGGCCCCTCGGCCGGCGCTCAAACTTCTGCGCCTAGGACTGGTCGAACTTCTCCAGCAGCGCCTTGCGCTGACGATCGCCGAGGCCGCGCAAGCGGCGGGTCGGCGCGATCTCGAGTTCGGTCATGATCTCCTGCGCCTTGACCTTGCCCACCTTGGGCAACGCCTCCAAGAGCGCAGAAACCTTCATCTTGCCCAAGACCTCATCGGTCTCGGCATCCTTGAGCACCTGCTTGAGGTTGGTGCCGCCGCGCTTGAGCCGGTCCTTCAGCTCGGCTCGGGCTCGACGTGCGGCGGCAGCCTTCTCCAACGCGGCCGCGCGCTGTTCGTCGGTCAACTGGGGAAGGGCCACGGGGTTCCTCCGTCTCGTCACCATCGGTTGTTACTGCCTCGGCTGATAGGGAAAGAACCCAGAAACAGCCAGCGACGACGACCGTACCCACGCAGGCTGACGAAAGCGAACCCCACCCCCTGGTTGGGGCGTCAAAAGCCCAGCGTGTAGGGCGGTCGCGCGCACGACACACGATGTGCGTCTCGACGCCCGGGACGGCGAAATCCCGCTTCCCGCCACCGGAATTGCCTGTATATCAAGGCAATTCGGATCGTGGGACGCCCGTTTTCACGCGCCCGGGGCGTGACCTGCGCCACACCGCGAGCCGACCCAGCTGGCGAAAAAGAAAATTTTCGCTGGTCATACGCATTCGGGCGTGTCGCGCGGCCCGCGAGTGTGATGCCTGTGACAGATGTTTTTGATGTTGCCTTTGAGCTGTGCGGTGTCGCACCATCAGGCCAGGTAGGCCACCGCGTCGCGCATCGCTTCGGCGGCTCCCCGCAGCGCGGACAGATCCGGCCCCGCGCGCAGCACCTCACGAGAGACGGCGGGCAACAGCTGGCCGTGTTCGGCTTCCCCGAGGCCACCGAGGGCCTCGGGACGCCCGCCCTGCGCTCCCACGCCGGGGACCAGCACCGGACCGCCGAGCGCGCTCACGTCGGGCGGGTCGGCCAGCGTCGCACCGACGACCACTCCTACCGCACCCGGCTCCGGCGCCCTGTCGCGGTTGACCGCACCGGCGGCATCGACGATCGACTGCGCGACGGTCACTCCCCCCGCCTCGGCGCGCTGCACGGCTGCGCCTTCCGGGTTGGACGTGGCCGCCAACACGAAAACCCCGCGGCCGTGCGCGTGGGCGACGTCGAGCAGCGGCCGCAGCGAGCCGAATCCCAGATACGGTGACGCGGTGACGGCATCGGCGGCCAAGGGCGAATCCCCCGCCCAGGCTTGGGCGTAGGCAGCCATCGTGGAGCCGATATCGCCCCGCTTGGCGTCGGCGAGCACCAACACTTCGGCATCGCGGAGCGCCGCGATGGTGCGTTCGAGGACCGCGAAACCGGCGGCGCCGTAGGCCTCGAAGAACGCGACTTGCGGCTTGACCACCGCGAAGCCGGTGAACGCGTCCACGCAGACGTCGCAGAAGCGGGCCAGCCCCTCGGCGTCGACGGGCAATCCCCACGCCCGCAGCAACTCCGGATGCGGGTCGATGCCCAGGCACAGTGGTCCGCGCCGGGATATCGCGGCCGCCAGTCGTCGGCCGAACCCGTCCACGGCTACGGCCCCAGCGCGCTGTGCAGTTCCTGCAGCGACATCACGTCGATGTCGCCGCGGATGGCGGCCTCGATGCCCTGCACGGCCGCCGAGGCGCCCTGCACGGTCGTCACGCAGGGAATGTTGTTCGACACCGCGGCCGAGCGGATCTCATAGCCGTCCACGCGCGGGCCCGAATTGCCGTACGGGGTGTTGATGACCATGTCGACCTCGCCGGCCTTGAGCAGGTCCACCGCCGAGGCAGCAGGCCTGCCGTTTCCCGGCGGCTCGAAGTGCTTGCGGACCTCGTCACACGGAATACCGTTGCGACGCAGCATTTCCGCGGTACCTTCGGTCGCCAACACCCGGAATCCCAGGTCTGCCAGACGCTTGACCGGGAACACCAGGGAACGCTTGTCGCGGTTGGCCACCGACACGAAAACGGTGCCCTCGGTCGGCAGCGAACCGTAGGCGGCGGTCTGGCTCTTGGCGAACGCGCTGCCGAAATCGCGGTCGATGCCCATCACCTCGCCGGTGGACTTCATCTCCGGCCCCAGCAGGTTGTCGATCTGCGCACCGTCGGCGCGACGGAAGCGGTTGAACGGCAGCACGGCCTCCTTCACGGCGACCGGTGCGTTGCGCGCTGTAGTCGCCCCGTCACCGCTCTTGGCCAGCACACCTTCGTCGCGCAACGAAGCGATACTGGCGCCCAACATGATCCGGGCGCAAGCCTTGGCCAGCGGCACCGCCGTCGCCTTCGAGACGAACGGGACCGTGCGACTGGCACGCGGGTTGGCCTCGAGCACGTACAGCACGTCGTCCTTGAGCGCGTACTGCACGTTGAGCAACCCGACGACGCCGATACCGTGCGCGATGGCCTCGGTGGCACGGCGCACCGATTCGATGTCGCTGCGGCCCAACGTCACCGGCGGCAGCGCGCACGACGAGTCGCCGGAGTGGATCCCGGCCTCCTCGATGTGCTCCATGATGCCGCCGATGTAGACCTCGCTGCCGTCGCACAGCGCGTCGACGTCGATCTCGATGGCGTCCTCGAGGAAGCGGTCGACGAGCACGGGATGCTCCGGCGAGAGCTCGGTGGCGCGGTGAATGTAGCCCTGCAGGGTTTCTTCGTCGTAGACGATCTCCATGCCCCGGCCGCCGAGGACGTACGACGGGCGCACGAGCACGGGATAGCCGATGTCGGCGGCGATTCGGCGGGCCTGCTCGAAGCTGGTCGCGGTGCCGAACCTCGGTGCGGGCAGGCCGGCGGTGTTGAGCACCTCACCGAATGCGCCGCGGTCCTCGGCCAGGTCGATGGCCTTGGGACTGGTTCCGACGATCGGCACGCCGGCCATCTCGAGTCGTTCGGCAAGGCCCAGCGGGGTCTGACCGCCGAGCTGCACGATGACGCCGACGACGGCGGGGCCGCCTGCCCCGGAGGCTTGTTCGGCGTAGTACACCTCGAGGACGTCTTCGAACGTGAGCGGTTCGAAGTACAGCCGGTCGGCGGTGTCGTAGTCGGTGGACACGGTTTCGGGATTGCAGTTGACCATGACCGTCTCGAAACCGGCCTCGCTCAGCGTGGTGGCGGCATGCACACAGCTGTAGTCGAATTCGATGCCCTGGCCGATGCGGTTCGGCCCCGAGCCGAGGATCAGCACCTTGGGTTTCTCGGTCTGCGGTGCGACCTCGGTCTCGGCGGCGGGGTCGAGCTCGTAGCTGCTGTAGTGGTACGGCGTCTTGGCCTCGAACTCGGCCGCGCAGGTGTCGACGGTTTTGTACACCGGATGGATCCCGAGCCGGCTGCGCAGCGCCCGCACTCCGACCTCACCGGCCAACTCCGGGCGCAGGGTGGCGATCTGGCGATCGGACAGACCGTGGTACTTGCTGCGCCGCAGGAGATCGGCGTCCAGCACCGGGGCAGCCAGCAGTTCTTCGCGCAGCGTGACCAGCCCGGCGATCTGCTCGACGAACCACGGGTCCACGCCCGATGCCCGCGACACCTGCTCGACGGTCGCGCCACGGCGCAGCGCCAGTTCGAGGTCGTACAGGCGCCCGTCGGTGGGCGTTTCCAGCCGCGTCAACAACTCTTCGACCGTGACGGTGTCTTCTTCGGCGTCGGGTTTCGTCCAGAACCCGGCGCGGCCGGTCTCCAGCGAGCGCATCACCTTTCCGAGCGCTTCGATGAAGTTGCGGCCCAACGACATCGCTTCGCCGACCGACTTCATCGTCGTGGTCAAGGTGCCGTCGGCGCCGGGGAACTTCTCGAAGGCGAACCGCGGCGCCTTGACCACTACGTAGTCCAGGGTCGGCTCGAAGCAGGCCGGGGTCTCCTTGGTGATGTCGTTGACGATCTCGTCGAGGGTGTAGCCGATCGCGAGCTTGGCGGCGATCTTGGCGATCGGGAACCCGGTGGCCTTGGACGCCAACGCGCTCGAGCGCGACACCCGCGGATTCATCTCGATGACGATCAGGCGCCCGTCGGCCGGATTGACGGCGAACTGGATGTTGCAGCCGCCGGTGTCGACGCCCACTTCGCGCAGGATGGCGATGCCCAGGTCGCGCATCGTCTGGTACTCGCGGTCGGTGAGCGTCATCGCCGGTGCGACGGTGACCGAGTCGCCGGTGTGCACACCCATCGGGTCGAGGTTCTCGATCGAGCACACCACCACGACGTTGTCGCGGCCGTCGCGCATCAACTCGAGCTCGTATTCCTTCCAGCCGAAGATCGACTCCTCGATCAGCACGTTCGCGCTCGGTGACGCCGCGAGACCGTCGCCGGCCATCCGTTCGACGTCATCGGCCGAATACGCCATGCCAGAGCCCAGCCCGCCCATCGTGAACGACGGCCGGACCACGACCGGCAGCCCCAGGTCTTCGACCGTCTCCCGGACCTCGTCCATCGTGAAACACACCCGGGACCGCGCCGACTCGCCACCGACCTTGGCGACGATGTCCTTGAACCGCTGCCGATCCTCGCCGCGCTGAATGGCCTCGAAGTCGGCGCCGATGAGCTCGACGCCGTACCTGTCCAGCACCCCGTTCTCGGCGAGCGCCACCGCCGTGTTCAGCGCCGTCTGGCCGCCCAGCGTGGCCAGCACGCCGTCGATCTTGTTGCCGCGCTCGGCCTGCTGGGCGATGATCCGCTCGACGAAGGTCGGTGTGATCGGCTCGACGTAGGTGTGGTCGGCGTATTCCGGGTCGGTCATGATCGTGGCCGGATTTGAGTTGATCAGGCTGACCTGCAGCCCTTCGGCCCGCAACACGCGGCACGCCTGGGTGCCGGAGTAGTCGAACTCCGCGGCCTGGCCGATCACGATCGGGCCCGAGCCGATCACCAGCACGTGGTTGAGGTCACTCCGCCGCGGCATGCCCGTCCCTCCTACCACGAGCGGCCGTGTCTGCACGCGACACGCCGCGACGATCTGTACAACAGCGGTCGTTCGCGCTCACTTCTCTCCCGCCATCAGGTCGACGAACTGGTCGAACAGGTAGTTCGCATCGTGCGGGCCCGCCGCGGCCTCGGGGTGGTACTGCACCGAGAAGGCAAGCCCGCTGACGAGTTTGAT contains:
- the mihF gene encoding integration host factor, actinobacterial type, with translation MALPQLTDEQRAAALEKAAAARRARAELKDRLKRGGTNLKQVLKDAETDEVLGKMKVSALLEALPKVGKVKAQEIMTELEIAPTRRLRGLGDRQRKALLEKFDQS
- the pyrF gene encoding orotidine-5'-phosphate decarboxylase, with amino-acid sequence MDGFGRRLAAAISRRGPLCLGIDPHPELLRAWGLPVDAEGLARFCDVCVDAFTGFAVVKPQVAFFEAYGAAGFAVLERTIAALRDAEVLVLADAKRGDIGSTMAAYAQAWAGDSPLAADAVTASPYLGFGSLRPLLDVAHAHGRGVFVLAATSNPEGAAVQRAEAGGVTVAQSIVDAAGAVNRDRAPEPGAVGVVVGATLADPPDVSALGGPVLVPGVGAQGGRPEALGGLGEAEHGQLLPAVSREVLRAGPDLSALRGAAEAMRDAVAYLA
- the carB gene encoding carbamoyl-phosphate synthase large subunit; amino-acid sequence: MPRRSDLNHVLVIGSGPIVIGQAAEFDYSGTQACRVLRAEGLQVSLINSNPATIMTDPEYADHTYVEPITPTFVERIIAQQAERGNKIDGVLATLGGQTALNTAVALAENGVLDRYGVELIGADFEAIQRGEDRQRFKDIVAKVGGESARSRVCFTMDEVRETVEDLGLPVVVRPSFTMGGLGSGMAYSADDVERMAGDGLAASPSANVLIEESIFGWKEYELELMRDGRDNVVVVCSIENLDPMGVHTGDSVTVAPAMTLTDREYQTMRDLGIAILREVGVDTGGCNIQFAVNPADGRLIVIEMNPRVSRSSALASKATGFPIAKIAAKLAIGYTLDEIVNDITKETPACFEPTLDYVVVKAPRFAFEKFPGADGTLTTTMKSVGEAMSLGRNFIEALGKVMRSLETGRAGFWTKPDAEEDTVTVEELLTRLETPTDGRLYDLELALRRGATVEQVSRASGVDPWFVEQIAGLVTLREELLAAPVLDADLLRRSKYHGLSDRQIATLRPELAGEVGVRALRSRLGIHPVYKTVDTCAAEFEAKTPYHYSSYELDPAAETEVAPQTEKPKVLILGSGPNRIGQGIEFDYSCVHAATTLSEAGFETVMVNCNPETVSTDYDTADRLYFEPLTFEDVLEVYYAEQASGAGGPAVVGVIVQLGGQTPLGLAERLEMAGVPIVGTSPKAIDLAEDRGAFGEVLNTAGLPAPRFGTATSFEQARRIAADIGYPVLVRPSYVLGGRGMEIVYDEETLQGYIHRATELSPEHPVLVDRFLEDAIEIDVDALCDGSEVYIGGIMEHIEEAGIHSGDSSCALPPVTLGRSDIESVRRATEAIAHGIGVVGLLNVQYALKDDVLYVLEANPRASRTVPFVSKATAVPLAKACARIMLGASIASLRDEGVLAKSGDGATTARNAPVAVKEAVLPFNRFRRADGAQIDNLLGPEMKSTGEVMGIDRDFGSAFAKSQTAAYGSLPTEGTVFVSVANRDKRSLVFPVKRLADLGFRVLATEGTAEMLRRNGIPCDEVRKHFEPPGNGRPAASAVDLLKAGEVDMVINTPYGNSGPRVDGYEIRSAAVSNNIPCVTTVQGASAAVQGIEAAIRGDIDVMSLQELHSALGP